The DNA sequence CTATTTCATTTGTTGTTAAATCATTACCAAAACATTTTTGACATAAACCGCGTAAAGTTTCGCAATATAAAGGAGAGCGTACTAAAGCTTTTTCAACTTTGGCTTCTAAAACTTCATTAGCCAAATCTGGTGTAATCATTGTGTCTGCAGGAACAATAACTTTTTTAGTTTTAGGATGTAAAATTGGATCAATAGAAAAACGATGAACAATTCGATCAGCTATTGATTCATACAAACCTTTTGTTTGTGTTTCAATAATAGGTTCAACAACTATTCCATGAGTAGTTTTACAATCAGTATCATTAATAATTACTTCTTGTGTTGCATCAACTAATTTTCTAGTCATGTAACCTGACTTAGAAGTTTTCATAGCCGTATCAGTAATCCCTTTACGAGCACCATAAGATGAATTAAAGTATTCATTAATTGTTAAACCTTCAATAAATGAATGTTTAATTGGAACTTCAATTGTATCGCGAGTAATTTTACTTTGTTGTTTTTGATCATAGTTATATGATTTACTCATCAATCCCCGCATCCCGAATAATTGAGTAAAGTTAGAAATATTACCCCGAGCACCAGAATCAGCCATAACAACAATTGAATTATCTCTAAATCGATCTTCTTCAATTAAAGTTTTAATATCACTTGACACTCGATCTTTTACTTTAGTTCATAAACTAACAACACGAACATAGCGTTCATCATCAGTTAATAAACCTTTTTGATATTGACGTTTTAATTCAGCGATTTTTGCATCAACTTCTGTGAAATACTCTCATTTTTTATCATATGATGGAATATCAAATACAGATACAGTTGTTGAAGAAAGTGTTGAATATTTAAAACCTAAACTTTTAATTTTATCTAAAGTTGGTGCAACTACTACTAATGAATAATCTTTGTATAAAATGTCAATAATTTTTGATAATGCTTTTTTATCGAAAGCTTTATTAATTTTGCGACTAGCAATAGCTTTTTTAGGATCTTGTCCAGGAGGAACAACTAAAATTGAATTTGTAGATTTAAAATCACTTGGATTATCAAGATATATCATGTCTTCAGGTAAAATTGCATTTAAAATAACCTTACCAACAGTTGTAATTAAAGTTCCTTCGGCAGGAAAATTTTTCTTTGGGAAAGCTTTTGTTGAAATTCCAATAATACTATGAGCATGAACTAAATTATTATCATAAGCATTTAACATTTCGCGAACTGAACAGAAAATTGAACCTTCATTTTTTTGATTATGATTTTCTGTTGTTAAATAGTAAATTCCTAAAACCATATCTTGAGTTGGTGTTACAACAGGTTTACCATCTTTTGGTCCCAAAATATGTCATGATGCCAACATAATTGAGCGAGCTTCTGCAACTGCTTCTTTACTAATTGGTACATGAACAGCCATTTGGTCACCATCAAAGTCAGCATTAAATGCAGTTGTTACTAATGGATGTAATTGAATAGCTTTACCTTCAATAATTTTAGGCTCAAAAGCTTGAATACCCAAACGGTGTAATGTTGGTGCACGATTTAATAATACTGGACGTTCTTTGATTACACGATTAACTATATCTCAAATGTGATCACTTTGATCTTTGATCATTTGTTCAGCTACTTTAATATTAGTAGCAATAGGTTTAATTTCAATACCATTTTCATCATAACGCTTAATTAATTCACGAATAATAAACGGTTTAAATAATTTCAAAATCATTGTAGCTGGAATTCCAACTTCATACATCTTTAATTCAGGACCTACAATAATTACTGAACGACCAGAGTAATCAACACGTTTTCCTAATAAATTTTGACGGAACAAACCTTGTTTTCCTTTTAAACGGTCAGTCAATGATTTTAATGGACGTTTGTCTTTAGCTGAAATAGGTTTTTTACGTGAAGAATTATCAAACAAGGCATCTACTACTTCTTGCAACATACGTTTTTCGTTATTCAAGATAATGGATGGTGCTTTTAATGCAATTACTTTTTTTAAACGTTCATTACGTATGATAATACGACGATAAAAATTGTTAATATCACTAGTTGTAAATCTAGCTCCATCTAATTGAATAATTGGACGCGTATCAGGTGGAGTAACTGGAATAACTTTCATCACCATATTTTTTGGATGGTTTCCAGATTCTTTAAATCATTTAATCGTTTCTAAACGACGCAAAATTTTCTTAACGCGTTGCGGATTAAGATTATTTTGTTTTTTAAGTTCGTTGTTATTTTTATTGTATTCAGATGTTAAGTCAATTTTTTCTAATAATTCTAAAATTGCTTCAGCTCCAATACCTAAACGAATTCCTGTGTGTTTTTGAATAAAGGAACTAACTTCATCAATTGAAAATGGTAAATTTGAATCATATAAACGTTCATAATACATTTTGGCACGTTTATAATCAATAGAATCTTTTTTAACCATGCCAAAAATTTCACGTAATACTTTTCTTAATTTACCACGAGCTGTTTTAGAACCTTTTCCAGATAAATCAACTACTTCTTTAAATTTAAAAATTTTGTTATTACCAGCATCTAAAACAATATAGTTAATGAAATAAACAACTTGTTCTACTTCTTTATATGATATATCTAAAACTAAAGAAATTTTTGATGGTGAAGGTAATTCTTTAACCATTCAAATATGAGCGACAGGGCTAGCTAATTCAATGTGCCCCATTCGTTCACGACGAACAATTGATTCTGTTATTTCAACATTACATTTTTCACAAACTTTACCACGATGTTTGATTTTTTTGTATTTACCACAAGCACATTCATAATCTTTAACTGGACCAAAAATTGCTTCATCAAATAAACCTTTAGGTTCAGGTTTTAATGATTTGTAATTAATTGTTTCAGGTTTAGTTACTTCACCATGTGATCATTCACGAATTACTTCAGGAGAAGCAATACAAATTTGCAAACCTTTAATTCTTTTAGTGCGAGGTTGTTGTTTGTTATTATTATTTTTAGAATTTTTTTGTGAAATTTGATTCATAATATTTTTAACCTAAACCTAATTAATATTTATCATCTTGATCATCAAGTGAGAAACTATCTGTCATTGATCTAACAAATACTTCGTCTTCTTCGTCTTCTGCTGAATCATTAACAACTGTATATGAATTAATATCATCAACTGAATTATCATCGTAAATAATATTTACAGCTAAACCTAAACCTTGTAATTCTTTTGTTAACAATTTAAATGATTCTGGAATTCCGGGTGCTGGAATTTCTTTTCCTTTAATAATTGCATTATAAGTTTGATTACGTCCACGAACATCATCTGATTTAATAGTTAACAATTCACGTAAATTATGCGCAGCACCATATGCTTGTAAAGCTCAAACTTCCATTTCCCCAAAACGTTGGCCACCATTTTGTGATTTACCACCCAATGGTTGTTGGGTAATTTTAGAATATGGTCCAACTGCTCGAGAGTGAATTTTATCATCAACCATGTGATCTAGTTTAAGCATATACATTACACCAACAGTAATAGGTTTTTCAAATGCTTCACCAGTTCTTCCGTCAATTAATTTAAATTTACCAAAGTTCTTATTTGTATCAATATTTGCTTCTTTCATAATGTCTTTAAGATCGCCCATATTAACACCTTCGAAAACAGGAGTAGCAATCTTATAAGCTAAATCATCATAACTTAGTCCTGATTGACGTAAAGTAATATCAATATCAATAGTTTTAACTTTATTCTTAGCATCAATAGCGTTACTAATTTTACGTTCTTTTAAATGTGATTTAAAATTTTGAATTAATGTTTTTGCACTTCTTAAATTTAAACCAAATAATTCAGAAATATATTCATCACCTTTTGGTTCAAAAGTAGCTTGAATTAATTCTTTTTTAGCAAGTTCGCGCGCTGCTAAACCTAAGTGTATTTCAAAAATTTGTCCAATGTTCATCCGACTTGGAACACCTAATGGGTTTAACATAATATCAACTGGAGTGCCATCTTCTAAATGCGGCATATCTTCTACTGGAACAATTTTGGATACAATCCCTTTGTTTCCGTGGCGACCAGCAATCTTATCTCCAATTTGTATTTTTCTTTTTTGAACAATATAAACTTTTACTAATTCAATTACATCATCATCAAGTTCATCATTTTTAGCAATACTAAATCTTCTAACAGCAGCAACAATTCCATCACCACCATTTGGAACTTTTAATGAAGATTCGCGAATATTTTTTGTTTTTTCACCAAAAATAGCTTGTAGTAATTTTTCTTCAACGCTTAAATCTACTTGACCTTTTGGCGAAATTTTACCTACTAAAATATCACCTTCTTTAACTTCAGCACCAACCATAATTATTCCATCTTCATCAAGGTATCGTTTTGCATTTTCACTAATGTTTGGAATATCTCGAGTAATTTCTTCATCACCATTACGTGTTCTAACACATTGAACAGAATATTCATTAATTGTTATTGATGTATATACATCTTCTCTAAATAATCTATCAGAAATAATAATAGCATCTTCGTAATTGTATCCACGTCATGTTGTAAAAGCAACTAAAACATTTTGACCTAATGCTAATTCTCCATTCTTCATAGATGGACCATCAGCAACTACTTGACCAGCATTAATTTTTTGATTTACTTCAACAATAGGAGTGTGATTGTAGCATGTGTTTTGGTTAGATTTTTCAAATTTAACTAATGAATAATTATCTAACTTACCATCATCATTTTTAATAACAATTTTATCACTATTGACACTTACAACTTTACCTGAATTTTCAGCAATTATTGCCATTCCTGAGTCATGAGCAATTTTGTATTCAACACCTGTACCAACTGTTGGTGCATATGGTTTTAATAAAGGAGTTGCTTGACGTTGCATGTTTGCACCCATTAATGCACGTGCAGAGTCATCATTTTCTAAAAATGGTATTAGACCAGCAGCAATAGATACAACTTGTCTTGGCGCAACATCTATATAATCAACTAATTTTGGATTATATAACTCTTGTGAAGAACGGTAACGTGCAATTACTTGATCATCACCAATTGAACCATCAGCGCTTACTTTCATTGATGCTGATGAACCAGCAATAATATATTCATCCTCACGTAAAGCTGTTAAATATTCAACTTCATCAGTAATTTTTCCATTTTTAACTTTTCTATAAGGTGACATTAAAAATCCATTATTATCAATAGTTGCATAAAATGCCAATGACATAATTAAACCAATGTTCATACCTTCAGGAGTTTCAATTGGACAAATTCTTCCATAGTGTGAATAGTGAACATCACGAATATCCAAGTTAGGGTCTTCTCTTGAAATACCCCCAGGTCCCATTGCTGAAATTCTACGTTTATTTGTTAATTCAGACAAAGGATTTTGTTGATCTAGAAATTGAGTTAATTGATGAGTATTAAAGAAATCACGAATAACTAATTGGAATGGTTTAGAATTAACAACAGATTTAATTGTTAAACGAGTTTTTTGCTTATCAGTTTCAACAAATTCTCCTGTTTCTTCATTAACTTCAACATTTTTGTTAGTACCATCAGCAATTGCTAATTTTTCTCTAATATAGCGTTCCATTCTAGCCATACCAGTTTGAATTCTGCTATATAAAAGTTCATTAATTAATTTAAGACGTTTATTACCTAAATGATCAATATCATCATAGTTACCAACATTGTAAGGTAAATTAATAATGTAAGAAATAATTGATAACAAATCAGTTATTTTTAAAGTTTCAATACTATCATCAGAACCATCTATACCAATAATTGGAGTTACTTTATCACGCAATTCATTATTTGTGTAAATAGAAACAATTTCATAATGATGTTTTTCTTGCATTTGACCTTTATTAACATCAGAATTAACAATTGATAAATCTTGAATAATATCTAATTTCTTATCACGAGACATTTTTTTAATAATGTCTATTTCGGGTTTTAATATTAAAGTACCTTTTGGTAAAACAATTTTTTTGTTTTTATCTAATAAATCTTCAGCTAACGTTCTTTGATATAGGCGTTCTGAAATTCTTAATTTTCTAACAAATTTATATCGACCAGGTAAACTTAAATCATAATATCTTTTTTGGAAAAAATGTTGTCACATCAATAATTGATATGTTGGTTTTAATGAATCATCATGACTAATATCTAAACTTTTAGCAGATATTGATAATTCATGAATAACGTTTTTAGCAGCTTTTTCACAAATAATTTTTTCAATTATTTGATCAATTTCATTTTTTAATTCATTGTATTTTGAAAGAAATTCACTAGGAATTTTATTAACATTAATTTTATTTTCATTAATAAAAGTTTCAAAGTTTTTATTTTTTTGATAGTATTCTGAAACCAAATCTTTCAAATAAAGATCAATAGGTAAGCCGCGTGAAGATTTTCCATCTTCTTTTTCTGAAGATAAATCTTTAAGCATTGAAACAATTTCATTATCACGTAAAATGTACTTATGATTATAGTTTTCAGATTCTAATGTTCTAACAATGTACTCATTGTTTTTAAAAACACGAAGAATTTCACTTTCAGATAAACCAAATGCTTTAAGAATAGTTGTAATTGAAAATACTTTTGCAGATTCACCTGTAACATCACGAATTACTGCTTGAACAAAATCTTTATTCTTAGCAATATATACCAACATGAAAGTACCTTTTGCTGGTAAAATTTCACAAACATAACCTTCTTGATTACGTTTACGACTATTAGATAACTTAACTTGAGATTTACTTAAAATATATGCTCCAGGAGAACGGGCAATTTGTGAAATAACAAACTTATCAATACCATTAACTAAAAAAGTACCTTTTTGCGTCATTAAAGGTATTTTAGAAAAGAATATTCCATTTTCAGAAACATCTTTAGATTTTGAAGATTTCTTAACTTTTTTATTAGCTTTTTTTACATTTCCTGTTTCGTGATCAACTAATGATAAATCAGCATATAAACTTGCTTCATAAGTTTTTGATTCTATACGTGCTTGTTTTTCTGATAATTCTGGATCAGAAAAAACAATACCATTAAACTCAACAGAAAATTTTCCATTCGGAGAAACAATAGGGAAAAATGATGAAATAATTTTTTGCAATTCAACTTCTAGAAATTTTTTATATGCGTTAACTTGCAATGATGGTAAGTTTGGTGGAACAAAGTTACTTTGAACTTTTGTATAGTCACGTCTAATAACCTTTGGCGAATACTCTCGCATTTTGAAACTAGATTTTGCCACTTTGGGACTCCTGATAGGGTATAAGAATAAAACAAAAAATAAACCTATCATCTTGCTAAAAAAATGATTTGGTTTTACTCTTAAAATTTTTTTATATATATAAAAATGCTAAAATATTATATAGCAAATATGAAATAAAATAACATTTATTTTATTTTTTTTATTTTTTTTGTTTTATTTTTTTGGTTTAACATGTTTATATTTTATATCCAATCTAGCTTCAGAAATGATGTGATTTTGCATCAAAAAATGCAAATCACCTATAAAATATGGTTGAACTAAATTTAATTTTTCAATATCTAATGCGTAGACTCTAAAAGTATATAAATGATCAGAATTCGGCGGACAAGGTCCAACATAATTACTATTTTTCAAATTTACTATTTTCTTTTCTTCGTCTGATAAACTCAAATTTTTGTAGTGACCATCAGTGCAACTATTAACACCCTGAAGAATTGTTTTATCTTTTAATGAAGCATTAAATTCTAATTTAGTTTTATTAATATTAGCAACTACCCAATGAACAAAAACTAAACCACAAGCAGATGAAGAATCATAATCTATAAATTCCAAAGCATAGGATTTGGCACCATCAACTGGTGATCAAGATATTTCCGGTGATAAATGAGACAAACCATCTATTAATAAATCATTCGATGCATTTCCACCATACTTATCACTTAAAAAGTTATCTTTGTCAACATCTGGAATATTTATAAAGAATTTATTCATTTTATAATCTATATTAATTTTATTTTTAAATTATATTAAGTTAATATGATTTTAAAATGTTTTAACAATAATTTAGAAATTAATTTAGTTTAATTGGTAAAAATTAAAATGCTAAGGTGCAAATATAAATGCTAACAAACATTGAAAAATTTGAAAAAAAAACTTTTAATTCAAAAGGAACATTTTTTTATTTACATAGTTTTATGGGTAATTTTCAAATGAAAAATTCATTTTTTAATTATTACAAGGATTATGATATTTATGCCATTAATTTACCCGGTCACGGAAATAGTAAATTAAACAATATTGAAGAAATAAAAGTTTCTTATTGTATTAATTTAGTTAAAAAATATATTGAAGATTTAAACTTAAAAAATTTAATATTATTTGGACATTCATTAGGTGGCGGTATTATTGCTGCACTAAATCAATTAATTCCTGAGCGAATTAAATTAAATATTTTTGAAGCACCAGCAAATAGTGTAATGTTAGAAAATTTAGAAGTTATTAAAAAACTAATACCAAATAATATTAATGATACTAAATTTATTATTGAACAAATGTATTTTGATCCTATAAAAACTTTTGGTTCTAGATTAAATTATGTAATTGAATCTGAATATAAAAGATGCATTGAAAAATTTAAAATTTTTGCTAACAACTTTAAAAAAGAAACTGTTATATATAACACCACATTATTCGATAATGGATTTAAAAATATTAAAAAACCTAGTTTGGTTATTTTGGGAGAAAAGGATGGAATTCTACCAACAAATTTAATGCTAAAACATTTAAGTAATATGAACAATAATCATTTAAAATTATTTATAGTTGCAAAATCTGGTCACGCCATATATAGTGAACAAAAATTTGAATTTTTAAAATTAATAGATGGGTTTTTAAATAAAAACAATGAAAGATAAAAATATTAAATCAAATTGTTTTGAATTAATAAAAAGATCTACATACGGTTTTTGTATGGGATTAAGTGATATTATTCCAGGATATAGCGGGGGAACAACATTAACATTATTGGGAATATACGATAAATTAATTTTAAATTCTAAAGGTGTTTTAAAGCCCGAAAATAATTCTAAACGATTAACACATTTTTTATGATTAATGCCTTTTGTTGTTTTTTGATTGATAACTTTTATAGGTTTAAGTTTTGCTTTAAAATATATTAAGATAGCAGGTTATCAAGATTTTATAACTATTTTGTTTAGTTCATTTGCTTTATTTTGTATTCCAATCTATATTATAGTTAACAAACCCAAAATTACAAAAAAAGAAAATTGAAAATCACTAATATCATTTCTTATTGGAATAATAATTATTATTTCAATATCTTTGATAATATTTTTATTAAATCTTAATAATCCTGTATCATTTGAACCTGGTACTCAAATAATTGATATTTTTAAAAATAATATTGATCAAATATTTTTATTTTTTTTTGCTGCTTTATTTGCGGGTTTTTGCATGATAATACCAGGTATTAGTGGTAGCATGATTACATATTTATTTAATGAATATTGAACAATAAATTATTTGTTAACTGATTCAATTGAAAATTTATTTCAAAATTTAAATATCTTGTTTTTAATTTTATTTGTGTTAGTTGCATTTATTGGCATAATACTTTCAGTTGTTTTTTCATCATGAATGATTAAAAAATATTACAAACAATTTTATTCATTTGCATTCGGCATGGTTTGTTCGTCATTTGTAGCTATTTTACTAGTAACACCAAAACAAACTTGAAACAATTCAACAAATGTTATTCATATTATTTTAATTTCTATAGCAATATTACTAGGTATATTGATAAACATTTTGTTTATATATTTATACAAAAGAAAACATAATTTAAGATTTAGAACTCTTTTTATTTAATTTGTTATTTTTTAAAAAATTAATAATTTGAAAATAATATAGTTCAGGTTCATCTAAATGTGGTGAATGACCAGAATTTTCAAAAATGCAAACTTTCAAATTTTTAGCATTTTCAGCAATATAATCAATAGATTTTTTGGGCGGAATAATTAAATCGTTTTTACCAAACATTAATAAAGTCGGTTTATTTTCAATTTTTTGATAAGCTATATCAATATTTTTTGTAGTGTTTAATGAAAGAATATCTTTAAACAAATTTTTATATTCTTTTTTTCTGGATTTAATATTTTTTATTCATTTAAACAAACTTATATTTTTATTATTTTCATCTAATTTTGGACCGACAATAGTTTGTTTAATACGATTAGAATTTATGACGAAAGCTTTTCTATTTAATGGATC is a window from the Mycoplasmoides pirum ATCC 25960 genome containing:
- the rpoC gene encoding DNA-directed RNA polymerase subunit beta', with translation MNQISQKNSKNNNNKQQPRTKRIKGLQICIASPEVIREWSHGEVTKPETINYKSLKPEPKGLFDEAIFGPVKDYECACGKYKKIKHRGKVCEKCNVEITESIVRRERMGHIELASPVAHIWMVKELPSPSKISLVLDISYKEVEQVVYFINYIVLDAGNNKIFKFKEVVDLSGKGSKTARGKLRKVLREIFGMVKKDSIDYKRAKMYYERLYDSNLPFSIDEVSSFIQKHTGIRLGIGAEAILELLEKIDLTSEYNKNNNELKKQNNLNPQRVKKILRRLETIKWFKESGNHPKNMVMKVIPVTPPDTRPIIQLDGARFTTSDINNFYRRIIIRNERLKKVIALKAPSIILNNEKRMLQEVVDALFDNSSRKKPISAKDKRPLKSLTDRLKGKQGLFRQNLLGKRVDYSGRSVIIVGPELKMYEVGIPATMILKLFKPFIIRELIKRYDENGIEIKPIATNIKVAEQMIKDQSDHIWDIVNRVIKERPVLLNRAPTLHRLGIQAFEPKIIEGKAIQLHPLVTTAFNADFDGDQMAVHVPISKEAVAEARSIMLASWHILGPKDGKPVVTPTQDMVLGIYYLTTENHNQKNEGSIFCSVREMLNAYDNNLVHAHSIIGISTKAFPKKNFPAEGTLITTVGKVILNAILPEDMIYLDNPSDFKSTNSILVVPPGQDPKKAIASRKINKAFDKKALSKIIDILYKDYSLVVVAPTLDKIKSLGFKYSTLSSTTVSVFDIPSYDKKWEYFTEVDAKIAELKRQYQKGLLTDDERYVRVVSLWTKVKDRVSSDIKTLIEEDRFRDNSIVVMADSGARGNISNFTQLFGMRGLMSKSYNYDQKQQSKITRDTIEVPIKHSFIEGLTINEYFNSSYGARKGITDTAMKTSKSGYMTRKLVDATQEVIINDTDCKTTHGIVVEPIIETQTKGLYESIADRIVHRFSIDPILHPKTKKVIVPADTMITPDLANEVLEAKVEKALVRSPLYCETLRGLCQKCFGNDLTTNEIVGLGTAIGVIAAQSIGEPGTQLTMRTFHTGGVSTETNLAQGFERLKQIFDVVTPKDWERAIIAENVGVVKSIITTANGKDITIENKYDSRTYSVGIDVVIRVKTGDHVNPGDKITEGSIDIKTLLRIAGIDAVRQYMIREVQKVYRIQGIEISDKYVETIIRQLTNKMQITDPGNSNYFIGQLVDINQLREVNSKLIISGKQPAIAVSQVFGLEDAPSKTGSFLSAASFQDTKKILTDAAVRSQIDYLVGLKENVILGNLIPAGTGFMTSEDIINLGKEAHESEY
- a CDS encoding undecaprenyl phosphate translocase family protein is translated as MKDKNIKSNCFELIKRSTYGFCMGLSDIIPGYSGGTTLTLLGIYDKLILNSKGVLKPENNSKRLTHFLWLMPFVVFWLITFIGLSFALKYIKIAGYQDFITILFSSFALFCIPIYIIVNKPKITKKENWKSLISFLIGIIIIISISLIIFLLNLNNPVSFEPGTQIIDIFKNNIDQIFLFFFAALFAGFCMIIPGISGSMITYLFNEYWTINYLLTDSIENLFQNLNILFLILFVLVAFIGIILSVVFSSWMIKKYYKQFYSFAFGMVCSSFVAILLVTPKQTWNNSTNVIHIILISIAILLGILINILFIYLYKRKHNLRFRTLFI
- a CDS encoding YbhB/YbcL family Raf kinase inhibitor-like protein, which encodes MNKFFINIPDVDKDNFLSDKYGGNASNDLLIDGLSHLSPEISWSPVDGAKSYALEFIDYDSSSACGLVFVHWVVANINKTKLEFNASLKDKTILQGVNSCTDGHYKNLSLSDEEKKIVNLKNSNYVGPCPPNSDHLYTFRVYALDIEKLNLVQPYFIGDLHFLMQNHIISEARLDIKYKHVKPKK
- a CDS encoding alpha/beta fold hydrolase; its protein translation is MELKSSKSQTNISANDENDLLINLSNIKPYYQWGWKSKPIVIFIHGFSSNYESHARIFKKFRFSGYKYYSFNLPGHGDNLSHDETEMKVSKYASLVSEFIFQNKLENIALIGHSMGGAIAVMVNSLIPNLISHLILEDPLNRKAFVINSNRIKQTIVGPKLDENNKNISLFKWIKNIKSRKKEYKNLFKDILSLNTTKNIDIAYQKIENKPTLLMFGKNDLIIPPKKSIDYIAENAKNLKVCIFENSGHSPHLDEPELYYFQIINFLKNNKLNKKSSKS
- a CDS encoding alpha/beta fold hydrolase, whose translation is MLTNIEKFEKKTFNSKGTFFYLHSFMGNFQMKNSFFNYYKDYDIYAINLPGHGNSKLNNIEEIKVSYCINLVKKYIEDLNLKNLILFGHSLGGGIIAALNQLIPERIKLNIFEAPANSVMLENLEVIKKLIPNNINDTKFIIEQMYFDPIKTFGSRLNYVIESEYKRCIEKFKIFANNFKKETVIYNTTLFDNGFKNIKKPSLVILGEKDGILPTNLMLKHLSNMNNNHLKLFIVAKSGHAIYSEQKFEFLKLIDGFLNKNNER
- the rpoB gene encoding DNA-directed RNA polymerase subunit beta; the protein is MREYSPKVIRRDYTKVQSNFVPPNLPSLQVNAYKKFLEVELQKIISSFFPIVSPNGKFSVEFNGIVFSDPELSEKQARIESKTYEASLYADLSLVDHETGNVKKANKKVKKSSKSKDVSENGIFFSKIPLMTQKGTFLVNGIDKFVISQIARSPGAYILSKSQVKLSNSRKRNQEGYVCEILPAKGTFMLVYIAKNKDFVQAVIRDVTGESAKVFSITTILKAFGLSESEILRVFKNNEYIVRTLESENYNHKYILRDNEIVSMLKDLSSEKEDGKSSRGLPIDLYLKDLVSEYYQKNKNFETFINENKINVNKIPSEFLSKYNELKNEIDQIIEKIICEKAAKNVIHELSISAKSLDISHDDSLKPTYQLLMWQHFFQKRYYDLSLPGRYKFVRKLRISERLYQRTLAEDLLDKNKKIVLPKGTLILKPEIDIIKKMSRDKKLDIIQDLSIVNSDVNKGQMQEKHHYEIVSIYTNNELRDKVTPIIGIDGSDDSIETLKITDLLSIISYIINLPYNVGNYDDIDHLGNKRLKLINELLYSRIQTGMARMERYIREKLAIADGTNKNVEVNEETGEFVETDKQKTRLTIKSVVNSKPFQLVIRDFFNTHQLTQFLDQQNPLSELTNKRRISAMGPGGISREDPNLDIRDVHYSHYGRICPIETPEGMNIGLIMSLAFYATIDNNGFLMSPYRKVKNGKITDEVEYLTALREDEYIIAGSSASMKVSADGSIGDDQVIARYRSSQELYNPKLVDYIDVAPRQVVSIAAGLIPFLENDDSARALMGANMQRQATPLLKPYAPTVGTGVEYKIAHDSGMAIIAENSGKVVSVNSDKIVIKNDDGKLDNYSLVKFEKSNQNTCYNHTPIVEVNQKINAGQVVADGPSMKNGELALGQNVLVAFTTWRGYNYEDAIIISDRLFREDVYTSITINEYSVQCVRTRNGDEEITRDIPNISENAKRYLDEDGIIMVGAEVKEGDILVGKISPKGQVDLSVEEKLLQAIFGEKTKNIRESSLKVPNGGDGIVAAVRRFSIAKNDELDDDVIELVKVYIVQKRKIQIGDKIAGRHGNKGIVSKIVPVEDMPHLEDGTPVDIMLNPLGVPSRMNIGQIFEIHLGLAARELAKKELIQATFEPKGDEYISELFGLNLRSAKTLIQNFKSHLKERKISNAIDAKNKVKTIDIDITLRQSGLSYDDLAYKIATPVFEGVNMGDLKDIMKEANIDTNKNFGKFKLIDGRTGEAFEKPITVGVMYMLKLDHMVDDKIHSRAVGPYSKITQQPLGGKSQNGGQRFGEMEVWALQAYGAAHNLRELLTIKSDDVRGRNQTYNAIIKGKEIPAPGIPESFKLLTKELQGLGLAVNIIYDDNSVDDINSYTVVNDSAEDEEDEVFVRSMTDSFSLDDQDDKY